A stretch of DNA from Campylobacter concisus:
ACGTAGGCTCGTCCATGACGAGAATTTTAGGCCGTAGTACGAGCGAGCGAGCTATAAGCGCCAGCTGCATCATGCCGCCGCTTAGCTCGTCTACGTTTAAATTTAAATACTCGCTAACGCCCGCTATCCGTGCGGCTTCCTCAGCCATCGCCCTATCCTCTGCGCTCGGCCTTGAAAACATACCGACGTTTGCGTTTACGCCCATCAAAATCAGATCTTTCACCTTAAAGCTAAAAGCGATATTTTCGCTTTGAGGCACGTATCCTACGAGTTTGGCGCGCTCTTTACCGCTAAGAGAGGCATGATCGCGGCCGTCAATCAAGATTTGGCCGCCTTTTGCTTTCAAAAGCCCTAAAATAATCTTTAAAAACGTAGATTTGCCTATACCGTTTGGGCCCAAAATTGCAAGCGTTTCGCCGCTTTTTAGGCTAAGGCTCAAATTTTGCAAAATTTGCTTGCGCTCGTATGAAAAGCTTAAATTTTCTACGCTTAAGACCATCTTTTGCCCTTTTTAACGATGATGACGCCGATCATCGGAGCGCCTATAAGCGCGGTTAGGATACTTAGCGGGATTTCAGCCGAGCTCACGCTTCTAGCCACAACGTCGGTTAGCATCAAAAATATACCGCCTAAAATCGCCGAAATCGGAACTAGCCGCGAGTTATCGGAGCCGTAAATCAGCCTCGTAACATGCGGCATCAAAAGCCCTACCCAGCCGATGATACCCGCTATCGCTACGCTTACGGCCGTTATCAGCGTAGCAAGTACGATAAAGATAAAGCCTAAAAATTTACTCTCGCCCAAAATGCTTGCATGTTCGCCGCCTAGGGATAAAATGTTTAGCTTCCAGCCCATTAGGCTAAGAAGCACAAGCCCGCTAACGCAAACGGGAGCAAGCGCTGCCACGTCGCTCCAAGATATGGCGCTTAAGCTTCCCATTAGCCAATATACGATGCTAGGTAGCTTTTCTTGCGTGTCGGCGACGTATTTGACAACCGAAATCAGCGCCTCAAAGATAGCGCCCGTGATAATGCCTGCAAGCACCAGCATGAGCTTTGAGTTTTTGTTTGCCAAAACGCCTAGGACGTAAGCTATCATGACGGCTAAAAAGCCGAAAATAAAAGCGCCTATTTGCGTGGCTAAGGGACTACCGAAGGCTAAAATGCAAACTACCGCGCCAAATCCCGCCCCACTGCCTACGCCCAGGATATTCGGGCTTACCAAAGGATTTGCAAACATCGCCTGAAATATCACGCCCGCCGCGCTAAGGCTAGCGCCTATCAAAAATGCCGCTATCAGCCTAGGCAAGCGCAGGTCAAATATCAAAGCGTAAAGCGTCTCTTTGTCGTTTTGATAATAGTCAATTAGCCCCTCAAGCGAAATCCTACCCGCAAGCAGCGAAAAAACGACCGCAAAGGCTGGAAAAAGCGATAAAAACAGATATTTTTTCATTATCTAAAAAGCTCGTAAAATTTGCTCTCTCCGTTTAGATCGAAGCGTAAAATTTTAGCTATCTCATCGCCGTTTAGATCGTAACCATAGAGCAGCTTGTAGCTCTTTTTCATCTCGTCTTTTAAATTTATATGCGCCTGCCCAGAAAACAGCACGCTAAACCACGCCCAGCCCAGGTGCGATTCGCCCGTAGGCGGTTCCCACATATCGCCTCCCAGAGGCATTTTGTAGACGGCTTTTTGCTTGACTGCTTTTACGTTTTTTAAAATTTTGTCGTTAAAAAAGTCCCGCGGAGTTAGCTCGTCAAAGTTGCTAAGCAAGATAACGTCCGGATTTTGCGTGAGAATTTCTTCTTTATTTAAAATTCTAAATCCCCCGAAATTCGCCGCATTTACTCCGCCGCTTAGCTTTATCTCGTAGTCAAAATACGTCCCGCCGCCGGCTGCCTCGTAGCTTTTATCTCGGCCGAATATAAAAAGAACCTTCGGTTTTTTGCTAAGCCCTTTTACGAAATTTTCGATCTTAGCTCTTACCTCGGCTCTATTTTGTAAAATTTGCTCCGCCTTTTGCTCTTTTTCGTAAATTTTACCCAGCATCCCAAACCAAAAAAGCGGATCTTCTTCCGTGCCGCTTAAATTTACCAAAGCTACGTTTAGCCCTACTTTTTGCAGCGGCTCGATGATCTTTTCGCCTCTCATGCCCCACTGCACGACAAGATCCGGAGATAGTTTTAGCAGCTCCTCGATATTTGGAGTAAAATCCTCTCCTATACCGCCTGCGGGGATACTAGCCGCGCCTTTTATCATTTTTCCGAGCATTCCGCGCTCGATATTTTTCTTAGCCATCGGATGGACGGAGGCTAGGCGAGATACGTTGTTTTCGACGCTAAGGGAAAACGAAGCTAGCGGCACCGGAAACAGCGCTACGCTCTTAACGGAGCGGTCGAAGTGGAGTTTATTGCCGTTTTGATCGGTAAATTCAAGCGCGCCCAGCGTCGCTGCCAGCAGCAATAAAGCGGATATGATTTTTTTCAAATTTGATCCTTAAATTAGTAAATTTTAGGGCTTTTGAGCGGACTTGTTTAAAACCCGCTCGGTAAATTTAAATTTTAAAAGCTAGCCTTAAAGCCTAGTTTGAAATTTCTACCCGGATTTATTAGCGGGTTGCTAGCGCTTCTAGGCTGGCTGATTAGCTCGTAGCTTAGGCTTGGAGCGTATTCTTTGTCAAAGATATTTTCGACGCCGAAATTTAGGCTAAAATCTTTTAAGAAGCCTAGTTTGCCAAGGCTCTTGCCAAAGTATAGGTTATGTACGAAATATCCCGCTCGCTCGCGCTCTACGCTATCATCTATACGCGTCTTTCTCGCCGCCCAGTCGCCGCTATACTCTATGTAAGAATTTGCCAAAAACTCCGGCGAATAAGAAACGGCTACGCGTCCACTAAGCGGAGCGATCTCCGGAAGCGGTTTGCCGGTTTGCTTGTTTTTGCCGCGCGTGTAGGCGAGATTTGTTTTAAACTCCAAATTTGATAAAATTTTATAAGCGAGGTCAAATTCCGCTCCGCTTATCTTGGCTCTATTTACGTTTTGCGATTGATAGTAGGTCACGCCGCCGCTTTGCCAGTTTCGCTCGACTATCAGGTCTTTATAATCTCCCGTGTAAAATATCAAATTTGATCTAAGCGCTTTATCCGTATAGCGAAGTCCGGCCTCGTAGGTAACGCCTTTTTCGATATTTAGATCAGGGTTCGGTAGATACGCCTCGCTGCCTGAAAACGTAAGTATCGGAGCAACCTCGCCGCTCATAGGAGCCCTAAACGAAGTCGAGAAATTTCCTATGAACTCAAGCCCCTGGGCGATAGGATAAATAAGTCCCAGGCCGTAGCTGGCTCTGCCGTCTTTTCTATCGTTGGCGTTTTCGTATAGCGCTCTTACGGCGGGACTCATCGAGCTATCCATATCAAAGGACGTTTTTATGCGGTCGTAGCGTAAATTTGCGCTTAAAATCGCGTCGTTGCTAAACGCGTATTCAAGCAATCCAAACCCGGCGACGTCAAGCTGTTTGGTTCTTAGCCTATTGCGAAATCTAGGGCCGTTATTTACGCTTTGATACACGCTATCCCAGTCCTCGTAATAAAAATCTACGCCGTAGGTTTGGGTTAGGTTGTCGCCTACGAATTTACCGATAAATTTACCGCCGTAGACCTTCGGTCCGTTTACGTAGTTATCGACTTGCCTAGGCGAAAACGAGCCGATGTAGGGCCTTATATTTAGGTGCGTATAAAGCTCTCTGTAATACAAGCTAGAATCTAATATAAATTTGTCGTTTATGTTGCCTTCGTAGTTTAGCGCTACGTATTTTTCTCTAAGAGGCGCTTCTTTTATGTATTTTTGAAAGCCTTTTTTATTCGCCGTTCCGGGAGCACCGACCGCCGTACCGACTACGCCGCGCTGCGACTCTGTGTATCTAGTTACGAGCTCAAGCCTGTGAAAATCGGCAAAGCTATATCCGCCTTTAAAATCAAGGCTTCGGTAGTTATACCTTGTATTTGGGATTTTACCCGCAGGAGTGTCGTAGTCCTTGCCGTGCTTGTAGTTTAAGCCCAGCAAAGCGTCAAACCCGTGTCCGACTACGCCGAGTTGTAAGCGGTTTTGCACGCCTTTGTTCGCGCTTTGATACTGGGTGCTTAGATACGTATCAGATAGCGCCCAGTCGCCGTGCACGTCTCCGCTAGCTCTTTTGGTGACTAAATTTACTATGCCACCAAAGGCATCTGTACCGTAAAGCGTGCTAGCGGGGCCTCTTATTATCTCTATCCTTTCGATTTGATCGGGCGTAAATATCGAATACTCAAACGCCGGCCTACCTCTAAATCTAAGTCCGTCTACGAACATTGGCACGCGGTAATCAGACGAACTAAAACCTCGCACGTTTACGGTACCCGAGTCCATGCCTTCGTTTACGATTGAAACCCCCGGCGCCTCGCTGATTAGCTCCGGTACGCTTTTGCCAAGCTTTCTTTCTATCGTCTCTTTATCTACTACCGAGACGCTTTTGCTTATCTCGTCTACGCTTTGAGACGATCTTTGCGCCGTGACGGTTACGCCTTCTAGCGATTTTAGCCCTACTTCGTCTTGCGCGGCAGCCAAAACGCCGACCAAAACGAGGCTAAGCGCGATTTTTCTCTGCATTTAAACTCCTTTTAAAATATTTGAGTAATTATATAGAAATATATAATGATTTTCAATATGTATAAAAGTGATATTATATTTTAAAAAGCCATAATTGATATATTTATACTATATATTAAGACACTAAGATATACATGTTGACTGGTATGATATTTATGATATGTGTTAAATAGTTCCTCACACTGTACCCCAGTACAATAGACATATACTTCTAAAATTTATATAATTCATTCAAAATTTCAAATACTATAAACAATAAGGAGAATATGATGGCTAAAGAAGCCGGAGTAGTTAAAAGCGTAAATGGAGGAATAGCAAGAGCACTTAATGACTTAACAGGAGAGGTAAGACAATTAAGTGTAGGAGATATTGTATACCAAGGTGAAAAGATAGTTACAGAGGGTTCTAACTCTAAAGTAACAATAACTCAAACTGATGGTAAAGATATAACTTTAATAGGTAAAGACACTCTAACTCTAGACCAAGACTCTAACAATAACGAAACAGTAGCTGATATCTCAGCTTTACAACAAGCCATCTTAAAAGGAACAGATCTTAATGCTCTAGAAGAAACTGCTGCAGGTGGTCCACAAGCAGGTGGTAATGGTGGAGATGGTGTAAGCTTATCTTCTACTAGCTTTGCAGAAGGAGGCCACATTAGTAACATATATGCTAATTATGGCAATTTACCGGATAATGGAGGTAGTTATATAAGTGATTATTCTGCAATAAGGGGAGGTGGATTGGATACGCAGGATGCGACAAATACCATTATACCTCCTACTCCGACCGTAAAATTTACGGAAGATGAAAATGGTGACCACCTACTAAATAAAGACGAAAACAATATCGACGGCGATCAAAACAAAACGACGGTAAGAATAACCGTTCCTAACGACGGCAGCGTCGAAATTGGAGATACTTTAAATATCGTAATTTATAAACCAAATGGTTCTAGCGAATCTAGACAAGTACCTATAACACAGCAAATTATAGATAACGGACACGTTTTGACCGACGTTCCGGTAGAAAATGACAAAAATTCTGTAGTAACCGCCACTATAACTAACAAATACGGAAACACCGGCGGTGAAGGCAGAGATACGATAACTACCGATACGATTGCTCCGACTACTCCAACCGTAGAATTTACGAAAGACGCAAATAATGACGGATTTTTAAATAAAAGCGAAAATGAAGCAAACGAAGATCCGAATACGACTCCTGTTAAAATTACCGTTCCTGCGGATGCAAATGTAGGAGATACGCTAGAAATTACTATTACTAAGCCAGACGATACGACCCAGAATATAACCAAAACCATTACTCCTGAAATAAAAAACAACGGTTATGTTATACCTGACGTTCCTGTTGAAAACGGAAAAACTTCTACCGTAAGTGCCTATATAACAGATCAGGCCGGAAATAAGGGCGGTGAAGGAAGAGATACGATAACTACCGATACTACGGCTGAAGCACCGATTGTTACGTTTGTCGAAGATAAGAACGCGAAAGATACGCCGAATCCTAAACATAATCCTACAAACCCTGACGATACGAGTGACGGTATACTAAATAATCCCGAAAACGCGAGCGACGGCAAGATAGATACCTCAAAAGTCGAGATAAAATTTCCAGGCGATGTAACCGCTGGTGATAAGCTAAACATAACTATCAAGGATCCAACGAGCCCTAGTCCTACGACGCAAAAAATAACTATAACTCAAGCTATGATAGATAACGGCAATAAATACTCGCTAGACGTTCCAGTTAGAAACGGACAAACTTCTAGAGTGGATGCGACTATTACCGACAAGGTAGAAAATACTAGCAAAAGTGCATACGACGAAGTAAAACTAGTATCCGATAAACCTAAGCCACCGGTAGTAGAATTTACAGAAGACGTAGATAATAATGGTATTTTATCTCGTGAAGAAAATGGGGCTAGAGATACTTCTCCAGTAAAAATAACTATACCAGATCAAACCAATCTGCTAGAGAGTGAGAAAGTTAAGGTAGGTGATATACTAAATATAAAAATCTCCGGCGGAGGCAACAACGAAACATTTAACGTCAAAATTACTCAAGAAATTTTAGACGACTTAAAAGGCAACGGCTTTATGCTAAACGGTTCAAATAGCTTTGAAAATATAAAATCGGACGGCTCCACCGAAACTGTAACGCCTAATCCTAAAGTTAGAAATTTCGATCAAACGATCGTTACCGCTACGATAACAAACGAATACGGCAATGCTAGCGATCAAGGAAAAGACTATGTTACGCCTAAAGTCGCTCCAAGGGTTACTTTCACGGAAGATTCTAATAACAACGGAATGCTAAATTTTTATGAAAACAGAAGCGGCGATAGTAATCTAAAAACTACGACGGCAAAGATCGAGCTTCCTTACGGCGTTAAGGCGGCTGACGATTATTTAAAATTTGATATTACAACAGACATTACGTCTAATATAAAGCTTAAACTAAGCGATCTTTCGGATACTACTGAGACTCCGATAGCTTCCGGTATAACGGCGACTATTTCGGCAGATAAACAAAGTATTACGCTAAAAGGCGTACCGGTATCTAGAGATTTTAAGACGACTATAGAAAATGCCGTAGTTTTAGAAAAAGACGGAAGCACGAAAAAAAGCGACGTATCTAATAAAGACGAAGTTATAGTCGAAAAAGAGGGCATATACGTAGAATTTGCCGAAAAACAAAGCGTAAAAGTAGATGGCGGCGACAACGCGCTATCAAGATCAGACAGTATGAAGGACGGCAAGGTAAATGAAATAGATGCAATCATTTCGATCCCTAAAAACGTAAGAGACGGCGATATATTAAAACTCGAAATAAAAGATCCTATCAAAGAGACGACCGAAACGAGAGAATACACTATCCACACGGACACAAAAGGATTTTTAAACTCTATAACGTCAAAT
This window harbors:
- a CDS encoding ABC transporter ATP-binding protein; its protein translation is MVLSVENLSFSYERKQILQNLSLSLKSGETLAILGPNGIGKSTFLKIILGLLKAKGGQILIDGRDHASLSGKERAKLVGYVPQSENIAFSFKVKDLILMGVNANVGMFSRPSAEDRAMAEEAARIAGVSEYLNLNVDELSGGMMQLALIARSLVLRPKILVMDEPTSYLDVFHQNAVLSLIKKLNSEQKTCVIFTSHHPDHALASADKTLLLNGPLGYEFGATDQILKGENLTKLFGIDFINLNVEDKRRLLVKWNID
- a CDS encoding TonB-dependent receptor is translated as MQRKIALSLVLVGVLAAAQDEVGLKSLEGVTVTAQRSSQSVDEISKSVSVVDKETIERKLGKSVPELISEAPGVSIVNEGMDSGTVNVRGFSSSDYRVPMFVDGLRFRGRPAFEYSIFTPDQIERIEIIRGPASTLYGTDAFGGIVNLVTKRASGDVHGDWALSDTYLSTQYQSANKGVQNRLQLGVVGHGFDALLGLNYKHGKDYDTPAGKIPNTRYNYRSLDFKGGYSFADFHRLELVTRYTESQRGVVGTAVGAPGTANKKGFQKYIKEAPLREKYVALNYEGNINDKFILDSSLYYRELYTHLNIRPYIGSFSPRQVDNYVNGPKVYGGKFIGKFVGDNLTQTYGVDFYYEDWDSVYQSVNNGPRFRNRLRTKQLDVAGFGLLEYAFSNDAILSANLRYDRIKTSFDMDSSMSPAVRALYENANDRKDGRASYGLGLIYPIAQGLEFIGNFSTSFRAPMSGEVAPILTFSGSEAYLPNPDLNIEKGVTYEAGLRYTDKALRSNLIFYTGDYKDLIVERNWQSGGVTYYQSQNVNRAKISGAEFDLAYKILSNLEFKTNLAYTRGKNKQTGKPLPEIAPLSGRVAVSYSPEFLANSYIEYSGDWAARKTRIDDSVERERAGYFVHNLYFGKSLGKLGFLKDFSLNFGVENIFDKEYAPSLSYELISQPRSASNPLINPGRNFKLGFKASF
- a CDS encoding FecCD family ABC transporter permease, yielding MKKYLFLSLFPAFAVVFSLLAGRISLEGLIDYYQNDKETLYALIFDLRLPRLIAAFLIGASLSAAGVIFQAMFANPLVSPNILGVGSGAGFGAVVCILAFGSPLATQIGAFIFGFLAVMIAYVLGVLANKNSKLMLVLAGIITGAIFEALISVVKYVADTQEKLPSIVYWLMGSLSAISWSDVAALAPVCVSGLVLLSLMGWKLNILSLGGEHASILGESKFLGFIFIVLATLITAVSVAIAGIIGWVGLLMPHVTRLIYGSDNSRLVPISAILGGIFLMLTDVVARSVSSAEIPLSILTALIGAPMIGVIIVKKGKRWS
- a CDS encoding ABC transporter substrate-binding protein, whose protein sequence is MKKIISALLLLAATLGALEFTDQNGNKLHFDRSVKSVALFPVPLASFSLSVENNVSRLASVHPMAKKNIERGMLGKMIKGAASIPAGGIGEDFTPNIEELLKLSPDLVVQWGMRGEKIIEPLQKVGLNVALVNLSGTEEDPLFWFGMLGKIYEKEQKAEQILQNRAEVRAKIENFVKGLSKKPKVLFIFGRDKSYEAAGGGTYFDYEIKLSGGVNAANFGGFRILNKEEILTQNPDVILLSNFDELTPRDFFNDKILKNVKAVKQKAVYKMPLGGDMWEPPTGESHLGWAWFSVLFSGQAHINLKDEMKKSYKLLYGYDLNGDEIAKILRFDLNGESKFYELFR